One Heyndrickxia oleronia genomic window, AAGACAGAGATAAAGAGTCTGGGACAGACTATTGGATAACAACGGTGAAAAATAAGGATTCAGATGGAAACTTAATTAAATTAAAAAGAGGTTTTGCACCTGCAACTACTGAAGATAATAAGGCTATTTCTGTGAGGAAATTTGCTAATGATAATAGAGTTACTTTTGCTGTGAATGCTTCAATTTTCAATACGACAACTAAGGAAATTACTGGTACTCATATCTTTAATTCACAGATTCTTAATGAGAATAAAACACTTCAAAGATATACTTTAGGAATTAAAGCCGATAATACTCTAACATATTTTAATCCTGGTACTTCCGCTCAAGAAATGCTAAATAGTGGTTGTGTGAATGCATTGACAGCTTTCACTCCGTTAATTACTAATGGAGTTGCTGTACCACAGAGTATACTTGATACGAACGCAAATGGTTCTGTAAGAAATCCTAGACAAGTCATTGGACAAATGGCCAATAAAGACCTGGTGTTTTTTACTTGTGAAGGGAGAAAACCAGACCAAGCAGGAATGTTTGATAAGGATGTCATTCGTATTCTTTTAGCGAAAAATGTACAGTTTGCCTATATGCTTGATGGTGGTGGTTCTACAGAAACTGTTATTCGAGGACATTTATTAAATACACCTATCGACGATAAAGGTTTTACTGAAAGACCTGTTCCGGATTTCTTATATTTTTCTAAGGAAATGCAAATCCCTAGAGATATAGATCTTGCGAATATTCATGAAGATATCGGTGAAGTGAAAAAGAAACTTGATGATACAACTAATTCTGTAGGTATGTTTTCTCGAACAGTAAAAGTTGTTAAAGACCTAAATTCCCTAGAAGATTCAGGAATATATTGGTGTGATAGAAATGCTGCTGGCGTACCAAATGCTAATAATAGTTGGGCAGTATTGCACATTCGTCATAGTGACGCAAATGCAATGCAACTGGGTATTCCATATAACCAGAATACAAACTCTGGGGGATTACAAATGCGAAGAACTAATGCAGCAACTAAGGAATGGTATTCTTGGCGTCCAATGTAATATATTAGTGAAGAAAAGATAATGTAATTGCACGGTGGCGGAATAGGTAGACGCTTGGCAAGGGGGATAAGAAACTAACGCTATATGTATATATTATGGTGTTCTCCCTTTAAACCTAGTTTCATGTAAGGTGCAAATCCTTACCCGTGTTTTAGTCATATAGAAATTTAAAGCATCCAAAATATTGGGTGCTTTTTTATATGGAGGCGGGTCATGTATTGGCGCTACTTAAACTTTGTTATTTGGAATGGTAATTAGTGCATCTCTCACTAAATGTGAATCATACCAGGCTAAGACATACACCAAGACCTCAGCAACGCTTTGAATCGATCAAGGCTTTTTTTTATATAGGTGGTGATAACATATGGATGCAAGTTTAGCACAATATTTCCTAACACAAGGACCCTTTGCGGTCCTATTTGTTTGGCTTTTTTATTCTTCAAGAAAGGAAAGCCAAGAAAGAGAAAAACAATTATATCAAACGATTGATGATCAGAATGAAATCATTAAAAGGTTTAGTACAAAGTACGACATCATTATAACAAAATTAGATGACATGGAGGAGCGATTACCATTCAAAGAGTAATCGTCTTTTTTTATTGCTTGAAAGGAGGTGAGATCAATGGATAAAGGTAATGTCATATTGGCTATTTTAGTGAATTAGTTTCTAGAGGGATTCGGACTTTATGAAATACCAGAAACAGAGGAAGAACAAACAGTATTATTATCAGGTGGATTTACTGCTTCAATTGTTTGGTTCAAAAACTTACGGCAAAAGGAAAGAAACAAAGAGAAGTTTTAAAAGTTAGAGGGTTACTAAGTAATCAATCAATTTTTTTGTCAGATAGCCTGTACCAAATAGTAAGGAAAATCATTTTATATATTAAAGGAGTAGATGCTAAATGTTTAAATTATTTTTAGATCCAGGTCATGGTGGTAGTGATCCAGGTGCAGTAGGTAATGGGATTCAAGAAAAGGATATTACTTTAAAGATTGCTACAAAAATAAGGGATTTTCTCTTAAATGAGTACAGCGATGTATCTATTCTTATGTCTAGAACAGGGGATACGTATCCAACATTAAGTGACCGTACAAATGCAGCTAATTCATGGGGAGCTAACTATTTCTTGTCCATTCATATTAATGCTGGGGGTGGAACTGGATTTGAAAGCTTTGTTTATCCTGGAGTAGGTACTCCGACAACTACTTATCAATCTACTATTCATAATGAAGTAATGAAACTTAATCAATTATCGGATAGAGGGAAAAAACAAAGTAACCTTCATGTACTACGTGAATCTAATATGCCTGCTCTTTTAACTGAAAATGGATTTATTGATAATGCTAATGACGCGGCAAAAATGAAAAGTGATTCTTGGATAACAGATGTAGCTCGTGGTCATGTGAATGGCTTAGCTAAGGCTTTTAATTTACAAAAGAAGAGTGGGGCAGTTTATCACACTGTTATTGCGGGTGATACAGTATATTCACTAAGTAGACAGTATGGAAGCACTATTCAGCAGATACGTGATTGGAATGGTCTTGATGCGAATTATACAATTTATGTAGGACAAGTATTGAGAGTTAAATAATAAATTAATTGAACAAAAAAATGAGCTCTTCTCAATAGAGAGGGGCTTTTTCTTATTTAACTAACGCCCCTTCCAGTTTAAGTACATTTTTTCGCAAACTTAATAACAAAGTTAAATTATTAGATTGAACAACGGATTATATATCAATATAAAATAAGAATTTGTATTTTCACATCATTTATCTTTAGTTAAATCGCTTTTTATTAGAGATATTAGACGGAACATCTCCATTGTAAATACCATACCAGTTACCCAAACTGCGCTAAAAACATAACCTGCTAATAAATCACTTGGTTTGAGATGATGAACATAAATTCCACTAATAAAATACGCGGCTAAAATAAAGATAAACACAAAAAACATTGCACCTATATAAAAATAATTTCTGCTATGGCGCATCATCATAATAAAGAAAAAAGCAAAGGTCATCAGAAAAAGCGCTGCTTCACTATTTGGAAAATCAGGACTGATATTATTTTTACTAAGCATGTAATGAAATATCCATCGAATTCCTTTTGAAAAAAGAACCCCCCCAATTAATGTTGAAACAAAAAAGGTCAACTCAAGCCATTTATTTTTTCTATTAATAAAGATTACAACTATTGTTAATAGTGCAATTGCACCCAAGACCTTCCAAGATGAAAGGGAAAATAAAGAATACATTATCCAATGCCAATGAATATTAAATATTGTAAAAATAAGGGTATTTACTATGATGTTTAAATGGCCAAATTCATTACTGATAAGATCTTGAATTAGTCCAACCATTAATGTAAAAAAGGTGATAAATAAAATGAAGATGACCAAAATTAAAAACTTTATTTTTAAAAAACTTTTAAACCTTCTAAAAGCAGCCTGATGTAGTAGAACTATCGATTCTTTAATATAATTTCTATTTGTTCTAAATATAAAATAGATAAGTGCAAAAAAACCGATTACGATACTGAACAATACTACCCATTTTTTTATTTCCCCTTGATATTGATCCCATTGAGGCCCGAAAACATTCCCCAGAGCTATGAATGTCCCTACCCAAAGAAAAACTCCAATATAGGAGAAGATACAAAATGAAACAAATGGTAGCTTAATCACACCAGTAATAATACTGGCAATATGTCTGACTCCAGGAATAAAATAAGAAATAATTAGCAAAACTTTTCCATACTTCCCATACCACTTGGACATTCTTTCCATTTTTTCTGGGCCCATGTGAAAATAGTGACCAAATTTCCTGAAAAACGGAACTCCAAGTTTATATCCTATCCAATAAGATATAGTAGCTCCCACCACGCCACCAACCCCTGCAAAGAGAATGGAAAGAATGATATTCATTTTCCCTTGATAGCAAAGAACACCTACATAACTCATTAATGCTTCATTAGGAATAGGGACGATTATAAGTTCCAACAAAAGTGATAAGAACAAAACAATATATCCATATTGATTTAATAACTGGATAATCTCATTCATCAATTTACATCTCCAATTTAAACAATAAAAATGCTAAAGTATCCACAATGTTCAATAAAATAACCTTATGCTACTCCACATATCATCCACCTGGAAAGATTATTTAATTTATCATTGTAAAATATAAAATAAACTATTGATAACAAAGCTTATTATTAGTAATGCCCAATGAAATGATTTCTTTGGGATCAATAAAGATTAATAAACTTTTAACTTTTTGTATTATCCAAGAAATGATTGAAAAAATAAAAATTACAACACTGATAAAACCGATTAACAGTGGGGAATTCATTTTAAAAATGAAAGTGGTAACATGACCAGAGTTTTTAAAGATTTCAAAAAGAATTGATGATGTCTCATTAACAAATATACCTATAAATAAAACAGAGAATGATAGGTATAAAATTCCGTTGGTCGGATTATTTTTTTATTATCCTTTTCTTAATATCAATAAAATATCCCTTAACAATTACCCTCTTTAATATAAGTTCCAATGCTCTCACTCCTATTGAATGAAAACTTTTTAGAAAAAAAAACGGACGCTGGCTTTAAGGGTTTTCAGCGTCTTTTACATGTTTTTATAAATTATTCTTATTAATCAATATCGCTTGAAAGGAAAGAATATATAAAGAATAGAGGGGAAATTATGAAGCTAACCTACCCCGTTTGGGAAACAAAAAAAATCTCCGTAGCGACTTAATCTTCTTTAACTCTTGCCCACGTAGTTTAATTAAAGTTAGTTAGTTAGTAATTGATAAACCTATGCTAAAATAAAAAAAGCTTTGCCAGTAATTCAAGCGAAAGCACCCTTTAACGTACATTTTTTTAACCTGTATTGTAAAAGGATGAAGTTAAAAACTCCATCCATGGTAAAAAGTTAAAAACTTTCATCGAATTCTCTACGTCTACGTCTCTCTTCAACATCAACATCAATATCAATATCAAGGTCTTGATCCTGGTCGTTTTCTTGTTCTTGTTCAGCTCTAACGTTCGAATTACTTCTGCTGTTTAAACGAACATCTACTCTTGAATTACCTGAGTTCGTTACTGTTGCACGAGCTATATTGGTATTTCTATCAAAGTTGCGTACATTTGACTCAGCCTCTGATTCGGATTCATTTCTTAAACGATTGTCAATATCTGTGTCAACATCAACATTTGTATTGTTATTTCGCCTTCTTTCCATTTTAAAATTCCTCCTTATTAATTTTTTCAAAATTATTATATTCGCTATGTATAATGTGGCCTGGTCATATGTACTAGCACTACTACCCATTTTTAGTAAGACAAATACTCTATAACCCTATACCGTATTATTCTTGTGTTAAGTTGAAAAGATGTTTATAAGCCCAATGTTACTCCAATAAACAAACAGTTCCAATAAGCCGATTATGTTTCAGATTTATATGTACTAACTATAAAGAATTTATTGCAATACATACAATAAGACCAACATGGGCGCTCAGTCATAAAATGAAATTTGTAATTCAACATATGTATTTTTTATCAATCGGCTTCGTATTTAATGTTGTGTTCTTGAATTAAATCAATATTTCGTTTGTGAAAGGTATAGTTCTTTAATTGGCTTTGTATATTTGCATAAAGTTCTATTTTCTCTAATTCTGCTAGTGGTATCCATTTAACACCAGTCTGATTAGGGTCGGGAATTTCAGGTAGTTTAGGGAAGGAACCTTTTTTGATAACACAATCAAACATCATTACTAATGTATGAGTTTTACCAAATTTATTGTTATTAAGGTGCGGTACATATTCATAAGCGAAAGCTAATGGACCTACTTCTACGTTAACACTCGCCTCTTCCTTAGCTTCCCTTTTTACTGCTTCTATAATTGATTCTTTTGGTTCCACCCCACCAGCAGGGAAATCATAAACAAGTCCTCTAATCGGGTCATTATATTCTGTTAATAAAACTAAATCATCTTTAATAATTATTGCCCCAGCTCGTATCCTTATATGGTTTGACAAAATACCCACATCCTATCGTTGTGATAAATTTTTATAAAGTATTGCTGAAAATAATATTTGAGTTTCACTATTCCCTTTATTATAGAAATTTGACCTCTTTTTTACATTAACTTTTATTTGATTGTAAACTATTTAAACAATATTCTCTTGAAACCTATAAACTTATTTTCTTTAGTTGATGTATATGAAAAGTTAACATCTAATGGTCTTTGAGTCATATTGGCACTGAAATAATCTTTCTTTTCGATTAAATGCATATCTCTTTCGTCTACTCCTATTTACTTGGTATCTATAAAAATTTATACCATTACTCCCAAATAATTTCTATTTATTTTCCAGTAAAAAACATTGAATAAAGAACAGTTGTTCGCATATAATAAGAACAATAGTTCGTATTATATAGAGGTAATAAATAATGGGGTAAAAATTCCTAAAAAAAACTAAACCTCAAAGACCTACTCGCGATGAATTTGAATTAGAGGAATTAGGGAGTATGCTTGCTGAAGCATTTCAAGACAAAACTTTAGTTAACCTTACAGTGTGGGAGAAAGGAGAAGTTCAACAAACGTAAGGCACCATCACTTCAACAAAATTAATACATGTGGAAAGTAAAATGGAAACAATAAAGATTCCTTTTATGGATATATTGCAGATATCAACTGCCCATCATTAGAAAATAGGAGGGACAATCGATGAAAGGGTTACTTCATAAAGCTTCAACTGCTGGTGAAAGGCTTGAAATGATTTATCTGTCCAATGAAGGTGAGATCACTCAACGTATTATCAAAGTGAAGAAAGTTGGAGAAAATTATTTTCGTGCATATTGCTATACAAGAAACCAGATTCGCACATTTAGTATGAGTAACATTTTATCGATTGGCCCTGTTAGAAAACATCTTAGAAAAGGGGCTTAATAATGATTAATTACGATGAACTTCCACATAATCAAATTCTTTGTATCGATATGAAGTCGTTTTACGCTAGCTGCAGCGCCGTAATGAGAGGATTGGATCCAATGACATGTTATCTTGCTGTAGTTGGTAACAAAGAGCAACCTGGTAGTATTGTGCTTGCTGCCTCACCACGATTAAAAAAAGAATTTGGTGTTAAATCAGCATCTTCTAGGCTTTTTAATATTCCGGATGATAAGCGAATTATAATAGAAGAGGCTAAAATGTCTTCATATTTAAAAATATCTACAGAAATCATAAAAATCTTTAATAGGTATGCTCCAATGGAAGATATTCATGTTTATTCTGTTGATGAAAGCTTTATTAAGGTCGATGGCTTGAAAAATCTTTTTGGTAATGCTTATACAATTGCACAGATGATCAAAGATGAGATTTACAAAAATTTTGGTTTGCCCTGCACTATTGGTATTGGACCTAATATGCTTATGGCAAAATTAGCCTTAGATTTAGAATCTAAAAAAGTACCAAGTGGTATTGCTGTATGGACCTACGAAGATATCCCAACCAAACTATGGCCAGTGTCTCCGTTAAGTGAAATGTGGGGGATAGGGAGGAGAATGGAAAGAAATTTAAATAGAATGGGGATTTTTAATGTAGGACAATTAGCAAAGTATCCTTTGGAAATGTTAGAAAAGAAATTTGGAATAATTGGAAACCAACTTTATCATCATGCCTGGGGAGTAGATTTATCTGATCTAGGCGCACCACTTTTACAAGGGCAAATAAGTTATGGAAAAGGACAAATACTCCTTCGTGACTATAAAGAGGAGCATGAAATTAAGGCGGTAATATTGGAAATGTGCGAGGAAGTTGCACGTAGGGCGCGATCTGCTAAAAAGGCAGGACGGACAATAAGCTTAGGCATTGGATACAGTGACTCTGATTTTGGAGGGGGATTCCATCGATCACATACTATTGATGAACCAACTAATGTTACAATGGATATTTATAATGAGTGTTTAAAGCTTTTTCATCAATTTTATGAGGGGAAAAGTGTACGTCAAATATCAATAACACTTTCAAAAATCACAGATGATGTGACATTACAATTAAATTTATTTGAGCCTGATAAATTGAAATTACATGACTTAGGTTATGTTGTAGATAAAATAAGGGATCGCTTTGGTTCCGCAGCATTATTGAGAGCTGTATCTTTTACTGAAGCTGGAACATCACTGAAACGTTCAGCACTTGTTGGGGGGCATAAAGCATGATTCGTGACAGAGGTAATAAGAAATGGGTATCACTTATGCTCCCCGAACATATCAAGATGTTAAAGGATATGAAAGTGGATCTAAATAGACAAAGTAGACCAATGATTGATGAATACCAGGTTCAGGAGTTTGAAGAACGGATAAAGTATGCACAAGAATATAAGTTGCTGCTGGAATTCAGTATATTTGATCAGGGTTTTATAAAAAATAGTATTGGAAGAGTAATTAAATTAGATCCTTTATCCAAGCAAATTAAGATAAAGACAATGAAATCTGAATTTGAGTATATAAATTTCACCGATGTTATAGAAATTAAGATTTTAGATTAAAACCGCCCGCGTGGACGGTTTATTTTGTTTCTCCATTTATTAAAATCTTTATCGCATTTATAGATCCAATAACACCTACTACATTATTAACTCTTAGTTTCAATGATTCATGACCATCTCGGGATAATGGACCACATGCTTTATTCTTAATGTTCTAGAATAAGAAGAAAAGCAGTATAAAATAAATGGATCTCATCTATCCACTTATTAGAAAAGGCAGCCCGAAAAGTCCTCCAATCATTTACATGAGAATACATATTCTACAAACCTAAAAAATACAAAAAGCCTAGAAAACATTGATAAATCAATGTTTTCTAGGCTTTTAAAATTACTATTAACGAGAGTAGAACTCAACGATGAATGATTCGTTAATTTCTGCTGGTAATTCAGAACGTTCTGGTAAACGAGTGAAAGTACCTTCAAGTTTATCTGCATCAAAAGTAAGGTATTCAGGTACGAAGTTATTAACTTCGATTGCTTCTTTGATGATAGATAAATTGTTAGATTTTTCACGAACACCAATTGTTTGACCAGGTGCTACGCGGTAAGATGGAATATCAACACGCTTACCATTAACAAGAATATGACCGTGGTTAACAAGCTGACGTGCTTGACGACGAGTACGTGCTAAACCTAGACGATATACAAGGTTATCTAAACGTGATTCAAGAAGAATCATGAAGTTTTCACCGTGCTTACCTTGCATTTTTCCTGCTTTTAAGTAAGTGTTATGGAATTGGCGTTCATTTACTCCATACATATGGCGAAGCTTTTGCTTCTCTTGTAATTGAAGACCATATTCAGATAATTTTTTACGTTGGTTTGGACCATGTTGTCCTGGTGCATAAGGGCGTTTTTCTAGTTCTTTACCAGTTCCGCTTAAAGAAATGCCAAGACGACGTGATAATTTCCAACTTGGACCAGTATAACGAGCCATTTAAGACTCCTCCTTCATTGTTTTTATTTTGTATAAAATAAAAACCAGGTGTGAACAAAAATTAAGTGTATATTGTTTTCATGTACCATCGCCCTAGCAGCAGAGGGTTACGCGATACACCTCATTTTAGAAATAGAATCTAAAACGGGAACAACATACGATCATAAAGTTGTCCGCAAAGGCTGCATTATTTTACACAAAGAGTATTATATGATGGATAAATTAGAAAGTCAAGTTAGCTTGAATAGCTTAATAATAAATTGTTAAGAAGATAATGCAAAAAAAATAGAATATAGTATAATAGTACTAGATGAAATCCGGAAATAAATAGGTATTAAGGATTATTATTGAAATTTAAAATTTGAAATTGATTCTATAGGTGATAAAAAATGAATCTAAGCGTACAAAATTTCTTATTATATTATAAATCTAGACTATTTGATTTAATGGAAGCCCCTAAAGATAAAAGAATTACTGAATGGATATCCATCCTTGTAGAGTGTTTGGAAGTCAGAAAAGCAGTTTTTTATAAGAGAAAGAAGGAAATTAATAATCAGCTTTGTTTGGAATATACATACTCAAATGAAGAGATTGAGTATCCAAATTGTATAAATAAAGAAATAACACAGTCTTTGTTTAGTGAATCTAATTATGTTGATCGAAAAAAGCTTGCGGAATATCGAATGCTTTTTAAAGGGTTTAATTCAGCATTTAATTTTATATATAAGGGACAAGAAGTAGGCTGTTTGTTTTTATGTAGTAATGAAGATAGTCTGAATAAATATATTGCCCCGCACCAAACTTCTTTTATATATGAGAGTGGAAAATTTATTAGTGTTTTAGAAAGCATCTCTTGTATTGTGGAAGAGGAAAAGAAATTTAAAGAATTATTTAGAGTGACTGAAACATTTCACGATTCAATGGATGTGGATGCAATTTTATATGAAATTATAAATACACTCAGAAGAGTTTTTCCACACTTTACATATACTTTACTATTGTCGAATGATACTAAACATGATAAGAATTTACCGATAAAAGAAATTCAATTCGATGACGCAGACGAAGCTGTGATGAAATCCTTTCTAAATGGGGAAACCAATATTGTGGAAAAACCTCAGCAAAAAACGATGCTATACGCCCCATTAAGCGGTAAACAAGGTGTTTATGGTGTATTGCAAGTAGTCACCTTTTCTTCCTTTGTTTTTCAAAATAGCGAAGTAGAATTTATTCGTTTACTTGCAAATACTGGTGGAAGTGCATTGGAAAACGCTAAATTATATGAACAATCTCAACGATTAGTTGAGGATCTACAGTTGATTAATGAGACGTCACATCGATTAAATTCATCAGCAAGATTAGATGAAACCTTACATTTTCTTAACTCACAAATATTAAAATCATTTCACACAAATATTACTGGATATTTTTTATTAAATGAAGAAAAAAGAACGATTTTGGATGGAAGTCATGATTTTTTTACAACATCCCAAGGTAAGGCATATCTTGATTTTGTTACAGATGTAATGATGAAAAGAAAGGAATCAATTATTTTTAGTAATGTTAAAAAGCAAATGGAACATTTATCTCCTTATTCATCCTTAATGGCTGTACCTATGATTGAAGGGGAAACCATTAAAGGGTTCTGTGTTGTTTTAAATGAACAACCTTATTATTTTACATTTGATATGTTTAAATTATTTCAGTCTTTAATTCATCATTCAACATTAGCTGTCACCAATTCAATGTTAAGAGAGGAATTGGAAAAGATGGTAATAACAGATCATTTGACACAACTATATGCAAAAAACTATTTAAATGATACAATCCAACGATCCATGGAGAATGATGAAGAAGGAACATTCCTCCTATTGGATATTGACAATTTTAAGGTAGTCAATGATACATATGGACATCAAATTGGTGATGAAATCTTAATACAAGTAGCAAAATTAATTAATCAAAATATTCGTCAAACTGATATTGGGGCACGATGGGGAGGAGAAGAACTAGCAATCTATCTTCCGGGTGCACCATTGGAAGTAGGAGCTCGTGTAGCGAATAGATTAGTGAAAGCTGTCTATGAAAATACAAATCCTCAAGTGACAATCTCTTGTGGGGTTTCCTATTGGACGAGGAATAGAGAGGATCAGGTGCCGAATCTTTTTAATCGGGCTGATATTGGTTTATACCTTGCAAAAGAGTTGGGAAAGAATCAAGTAGTTGTACAAGAGATTGGTAATAAGTAGTGTGAAAAGGAGCTTTCCAGTAACGGAAAACTCCTTTTTTCATCTATCAACAATTTAACTTATAAATGTTTAACTAAAGCGTCAACAAATTCTTTTAAATGTATCTCATCAACTTCATCGAACCGATTGATTTCTGGACTATCAATATCTAATACACCGATTACTTCATTATTTTTTATAATTGGAACGACAATCTCTGACTGTGAAGCAGAGTCACAGGCAATATGGCCTGGGAATTGATTTACATCCTCGACCCTTAAAGTTTTACGTTCTTTGACCGCAGTACCACAAACACCTTTCCCAAAAGGTATCCGAACACATGCAGGGAGTCCTTGAAATGGCCCTAATACGAGCTCATTTCCCTCTACTAAATAAAAACCTACCCAATTGATTCGATCTAAAAACTGATTCAGTAAGGCTGCTGCATTACTTAAATTTGCAATCATATTAGACTCATCTTCAATAAGTGCAGTAAGTTGCTTCTTTACTAATTGATATTTTTCATCTCGTGTACCTTCATAGGCTGTTGTATGAAACATAGTCATCACCCAATTTCAACAAATTTTTACTTAAAGCAACAAATTCTCGTTGATTATACAGGATATTGTCGATATTTTCTTAAAGGAAAATATTTGGATCAACAAGAAATAGTATATTAAACAGTTGAATTACTTTTAGCATAAATAGATGATTGATTCAAGTTAAATGATTGAAATGAGGGATATCAGATGGCGAAGATGTCTACAAAGGATTCGATTATTGATGCAGCCATATCATTATTTAATATTAAAGGATATTCGGGAACATCGGTGAGAGATATTGCAAAAAAAGCAAGGGTGAATCCTGCAAATATATCCTATTATTTCGACGGAAAACAGGGCCTTCTGGAAAAATGCTTTATTCATTTTTTTGAAGCCTATCTGGCATTTTTTGAGGAAGAAGTTCAATCATTAAAATTTGATCGTCCAGAAAATTGTTTAAAAAGAGCCATCTACAAGATTTTATATTTTCAAAGTACCAATCATTTATTAGCACGATTCGTTTGGAGAGAGGTATCCATTGACTCTCAAATTGTTAGAGAAATTACCTCATCATACTTCATGAAGGAAAGATATTTAATTAAAAAATTAATTGAAGAGATAAATGCAGGAAAAGTATTTTCGAATTCAGATATTCATTTTTTGATTATTCAACTAAGGAGTTTGTTAACCATGCCATTTCTTAATGGGCAGTACTTACGTGAGGTCTGGAATGTTTCTCCTCATGAGCGATACTTTGTTGAAAAATACTATCAGCATCTTGATAGGTGGATTGAAGAATCACTAGTAAGTAGGAATAGTCGATTGAATATTCCTGTCTAATATAGGCTGTTTTCGTATAGTTTGTCGCTCTTTTCCCAGTGAATTGGTGTATTAGTTCGTTAAGAGGATGATTCAGTACATAACTGGACCATCCTTCTTTTTTTTATAAATCATACAAATGAACTAGAAAGCTCTACGAAAATTGTAAAAAATGTTTAATTTAATAGTCAAAAATTGTCGTTACATGGTATCATTAATACTACATTACATATTTAATTAATTGATTTATTAAAAATAGATAAGTGAACGTTGGAACAGGAGGCTTACGATGGAGTTAGTCATCGGCGCAATCTTAATTATTCTCATCATATTTGTAAGTGGTTATATTATTAAGAAAAAATTTTATAAAGAAATTGATCGACTTGAATCTTGGAAAATTGAAATTATGAATCGTCCCGTAATAGACGAACTAGGAAAAGTAAAACAGCTTAACATGACCGGTGAAACCGAGGAAATGTTTGAAAGATGGAGAAAAAATTGGGATGACATTGTTGCTGTAGAACTACCTGATATTGAAGATCACCTGTTTGATTCTGAGGAATTTACGGACAAATATCGTTTTAAGTTGGCAAAGGAGTCGAATCAAAAAATAGAAGCCATTCTAACAAACATTGATGCGAAAATAGATAAAATTCTTGGGGAGTTAAATGAATTGATCGGCAGTGAGGAGTCAAATCGTGCTGAAATGGAGGAGCTCAGTGCCGAGCATAAAAAAATAAAAAAGACATTATTGATTCAGCGCCATACATATGGAACATCAATTGATGCATTAGAAAAGAAATTAGACTCTTTATCGGAACAA contains:
- the rpsD gene encoding 30S ribosomal protein S4 is translated as MARYTGPSWKLSRRLGISLSGTGKELEKRPYAPGQHGPNQRKKLSEYGLQLQEKQKLRHMYGVNERQFHNTYLKAGKMQGKHGENFMILLESRLDNLVYRLGLARTRRQARQLVNHGHILVNGKRVDIPSYRVAPGQTIGVREKSNNLSIIKEAIEVNNFVPEYLTFDADKLEGTFTRLPERSELPAEINESFIVEFYSR
- a CDS encoding diguanylate cyclase domain-containing protein, which codes for MNLSVQNFLLYYKSRLFDLMEAPKDKRITEWISILVECLEVRKAVFYKRKKEINNQLCLEYTYSNEEIEYPNCINKEITQSLFSESNYVDRKKLAEYRMLFKGFNSAFNFIYKGQEVGCLFLCSNEDSLNKYIAPHQTSFIYESGKFISVLESISCIVEEEKKFKELFRVTETFHDSMDVDAILYEIINTLRRVFPHFTYTLLLSNDTKHDKNLPIKEIQFDDADEAVMKSFLNGETNIVEKPQQKTMLYAPLSGKQGVYGVLQVVTFSSFVFQNSEVEFIRLLANTGGSALENAKLYEQSQRLVEDLQLINETSHRLNSSARLDETLHFLNSQILKSFHTNITGYFLLNEEKRTILDGSHDFFTTSQGKAYLDFVTDVMMKRKESIIFSNVKKQMEHLSPYSSLMAVPMIEGETIKGFCVVLNEQPYYFTFDMFKLFQSLIHHSTLAVTNSMLREELEKMVITDHLTQLYAKNYLNDTIQRSMENDEEGTFLLLDIDNFKVVNDTYGHQIGDEILIQVAKLINQNIRQTDIGARWGGEELAIYLPGAPLEVGARVANRLVKAVYENTNPQVTISCGVSYWTRNREDQVPNLFNRADIGLYLAKELGKNQVVVQEIGNK
- a CDS encoding GAF domain-containing protein; amino-acid sequence: MFHTTAYEGTRDEKYQLVKKQLTALIEDESNMIANLSNAAALLNQFLDRINWVGFYLVEGNELVLGPFQGLPACVRIPFGKGVCGTAVKERKTLRVEDVNQFPGHIACDSASQSEIVVPIIKNNEVIGVLDIDSPEINRFDEVDEIHLKEFVDALVKHL
- the refZ gene encoding forespore capture DNA-binding protein RefZ; the encoded protein is MAKMSTKDSIIDAAISLFNIKGYSGTSVRDIAKKARVNPANISYYFDGKQGLLEKCFIHFFEAYLAFFEEEVQSLKFDRPENCLKRAIYKILYFQSTNHLLARFVWREVSIDSQIVREITSSYFMKERYLIKKLIEEINAGKVFSNSDIHFLIIQLRSLLTMPFLNGQYLREVWNVSPHERYFVEKYYQHLDRWIEESLVSRNSRLNIPV